The genomic segment CTCGTGGCGATCGCTCTCTTCAAGGACTAATACATAAGTATTATATAACTGAAACAACTGCTATCATTGCTTCTCAGCTCTCTCATGTCATTTATCGTGGCACAATCTCGGATCTATGACAAATAGCGTGGCACTTGACATATGAAAGAAATGCATTACCTTATCCTACTATTGCCATTAACATATCTCACTTACCTACCCCAATGCACATATCTTACTTAACTATCTCATGCATCTTGCACTATTATACCTGCAACTTACCTCCTATCTTATTGGATGGCTCACTCAAAACCTCCCGCGCCACAGTAACTCAAGCCCGCGATCGCTCTTTAGGCATCCTAGTGTCATGCCATTAATTGCCTCAAAACAATCGACACACCAACACCTTGCTTCCTCAATAAATCTGCCTTACTGGCACGATCTTTATCTTTAAGTATGCGCGTTAAGTATACGCGTATATGCGATCGCTCATAAGTAAGCAATCATTTTTCTGGGCAGGGGCTAGGTTCTGCTCAACGGCTACTCTCCCATGACAACATGCTCCACAGCCTGCCAAGTGGACGTTCCATCAACACCCAGCACCGATGAGACGTGATAGCTTCTAATTCATCTAACAACTCAACACTGCGGGTGGCGATCGCTTCATGGGTCAGCGGCCACAAACGCTCGGCAGGCTGAAGCTCCGGAGACTTGGTTAGGTCTCTGTTTCTTGGCGGCCTAGATGATGGGAACACATTCTTGAATGCTTTTATGAACACAACAACACAAAACGCTCATGCGATCCTTGACGACATGGTGACGCTTCGGATGCAACTGGCTGCGATCGCGTCCCAAATTGAATCGCTCAAACCAGCTTTCTTTGATGCCTGTGCGACTCTCGACACGACGCCAATCAAGCTCGACTCGGCTGTTATTTCTCGCACGTTAACGGTTGGACAGTGGGACTACCCAAATCACATCCTTGAACAGGAACAACGATTGAAGCGGCTCAAACAGCAGTTTCAAACCACACATGAGCCAACAGGCGGACGACAAATTATTTGGTCGATCCGACTTCTTGTTTAGTCACTCTTCTGAGTCACTCTATTGCGCTATCACGGACCTCAATTGGTGCCATCTGCGAGAAGGGTAATTGACAGCGATCGCACTCGCCGATCGCCCATTGGCTGGGTAGGCGAAGGGGATGCTGGCATCGCGGACAGCAGGATAGTAGCAATAGCGGGTGTTGGTCACATTGTGCGTGTTCGGCTTGTTGCCAGGTCAGACGATGCCAAGGATTCTGGGCATAACAGTCTGGACACAGGCGGGTCGGCCAATGCAATCGGGTGTCGGCGCTTGACCACATCTGCTGAAGTCGTGCGATCGCGACTCCACTCTTCTGGGAAAGCTGATGCAGTTGCAATGAAGTGGGTCGGCGCTGACGGGATGGACTTTCCCAATACGTTACAACGTGCGATCGCTCTCCCAGCATCGATGCTAGATGACTACTACTCAGACAATTGGCACGGCGAAATCGCCCCAGAAAGTGGCTGAAACTTTCGTCGGGATAAGGTTCTACTTCAAATAACCAAGGACGGATAGTTCGGGTGAGTGAAGGGGTGTTTTGAGTGCTTTGGTTCGGGTTGGAGCGCGTCATGAGGCGTCTGCTCTATTTGATGGCAAGGGAGCATTCTTTAACAACTTGTCTTAGCAAGGACAAGTCGATGCGGGTCTGGCCCTGCTGCAAGGCTCGTATGGCGGCTTCACACAGGATTTGATCGAGGACGCCGATATAACCTCGGGTCGCTTGTAGTAATAAACTCTGGGCTTTGGGCTGGGTGAGTTCTGAGGGGTCGGGAAGCTGCAGGACGTGAGTTTCCCATAGGGCGGTCATGGCTTGAAGATCGTCGCTATCTAGGCGGGAGAATCGATAGGCGGATAGAAAGCGGTACAGCACTTGTTCATCACGTTGGATCACGACGTTGAGGCGATCGGTGCCCACTAACACAACGGCAATTTCTAAGAGGTCGGAGATATCTCGAATTTCGGACATGGCTTGGGTGCTGGCCCGTTGGGCTTCGTCGAAGATGATCATCTCGACTTGGCAATTGCGTAATACGTGGTACACCCGCTCTCGCAGTTCGGGGTTTTGTCCACGGGTAGCTTGATACTGAAGGGTCTCAAGTAAGCCGATGAAGAGGCTACGAACGGATAGGTTCTCACGACAGTGCCAGTACATGACGGGAACGATTGGGGCGTGACCCGGTCGTTGGGTCATTTGGCTTTTCAGGTGATAGGTGTCACAACTAACGGTTTTGCCAGTGCGCGATTCACCAATCACACGACAGGATTGACGGGCTAGGCGTTTTCCATCTAACCAGGTATGAAAATCGAGCATCTGGGGCAGTTCTAGGATTCGACGGCGGCCTAGTTGCCGAATGCGATCGTTGAGATCGGCGATCGCGGGCGGTGAGGAACCAGAAGCAGATGACTTAGGGACAGGAGATTTCTCTTTGGGAGGCATGGAGGATCTCGTGGGGGTTAGCAGATGTTTGACGGTTGGAGATTAATGTCCATGCGATTGACGCAGTTGTTCGTAGTCGTACACGCGAATCTCGGGTAGGGGTTTTGGGGATGTTGAGGGTTTGGAGGTGTCGGAGGCGTCGGATGAAATAGCAGGAGTTTCGTCGATGGGTTCGGATAAGGTGTCGATGTAGTGATGGCGATCGCGGATTTCGTTGAGGATGGACTGATTGCTGATCGCTCGCTGAGTTTCACGTAATCGACGGCTGATGGCTTTGGCATCAGAGAGGGACAGGTGTTCGGTTTCTAGGTTTTGGGCGTGGGCTCGGGTTAAAAATTCGTCGTGGTGTTTGTGCGCTTGGTACACCCATAGGGTGGTGATGTCTCGGGGGTCGTAGCGGATCACGATTTCGGCTCCGGCGTAACCGGACAGGTATTCGCCCCGATACACGAGGTTGGCGAAGCGGATGTAGCCACCTTGGTAAACGCGGCGGTTCTGCTGCCGTAGGAGGAGACCGTCGAGTTCACGGGCGTCGCGGGGTTGGCGAAGGCTCATCTGTCCGTTGCGCCAGCGGCTGATACGGCTCTGATGGCGATCGCGCGGGTCGATGCGTTGGTTGTAGTTATCCACGATGTAGCGGATCAGAAGGGTTTCGAGTTGTTCGAGGGTCAGGATGGCTTCGGCTTTGATGGCGTTTTGGTGGGGGGTGGCGCGGGCGGTGGTATAGCCGGGGAGTTGGGAGAAGAAGTCTTGGTTGAGGGTACCAAAGGGACGTTCGATGATGCCGCCTTGGCTGGGGCGGTGCCGATGACACAGGACGATGCCGAGTTGGTTGGCGATATGTTCGAGGTGATGGGAGGTGAAGTCGCTACCGCTGTCGGTGTAGAGGTATTGGGGGATGCCTTGGCTTTCCCAGTCGTGGTGCAGGTGGTAGCTGGGGGGATAGGTTTTGGGCAGGATGGCGTGGCGTAGGGCTAGTCCAGTAACGCTGGCGCTGGGGGGATCCATGCCCAGGTGGATGCCCATGATGCAGCGGGAGTAGGTATCGATGACGGTGGTTAGCGTAGGACGACCCAGGATCTCTCCTTGGCAATCAACAATATAAATGTCAGCGGGGGTATGGTCACATTGCCATACTTGGTTGCTATGGTCGATGGCGATTTCACTACCAGTTTTGCTGGTTAGGGTTAGGGTTTCGCCTATCCAGCCAATGTGATGGCGTTTCTGCTTTTGCTCTTGTTCTTGGATCAATGGGGCAAGGATTCGATACACGGTGCGACGGCTAGGATAGTGGCTATATCCTTGGGCGGCGGCGTGGATTTCAACTTGTTTGGCAATTTGCGCGCGGCTGGTCTGGCGCATCCCTCGGTTCCCTTGCCGGTAACGCTTGATAATGTAGTCTTGCCACGCTAAATCGGTTTTATGGTGTCCCGCATCGGCTCGTTCGGGGCGATGTAGTCCAGATGGGCCTTGGGTGCGATAGATGTGTTGTAGCCGTCTCAGGCTGCGTTCGCTCAGGTCTAGGTCTTGGGCGGCTCGCTTTCGCGCTTGATGGTAGGTAGGCTGCCCTCGGTTCGTTTCTAACTGATGCAGGATATCGATGCGTCGCTGGATCTCGCTGGCTTGTTCTCGATCGCGGGTTTCATTCACGACGCGCTTCCTCGAAACCTTTAGGTGACTGGCGAGGCTCTATGGCACCCGTTCAGTTGATGCCTTACTCTAGCCTTATTGCTGCAAGGATATGGCTATATGCGACACGATCGCGGCTCTAGTTTTGAGGCACGCGTTCGCTCGATTTGACATGAATTTCGACCGTTCCCTCGGTCGCGATCGCTATAGCCCTTTGTTCATCAATAGTCTGAGTCTATGCAGTCATTTATCGTGGCACTCACCAACTTTTATTTTTTCGCATTCCTCAAGTGCCACGATATATGTCCTCTAGAAAATTTATTATTTATGCTCAACAAAAGCCTGAAATCTTTTCAGATTAAAGCTTCTAGCTTCTTCCAATCAGCTACAACCGTGCCACGCTTTTTGTCCGCTGATCCCGTGCCACGCTCTTTGTCCGAAGTCTCTGAAAGGCTTACTATATATCAATTGTAGCTCTCTGGAATGTTGAGCCTTTAATGCATGATTCTTGCACTCTTTGATTCAAGTCTTGGACACGGCGATCGCCTACACCCTTCTATTCACAACACGTCTGGACTTTAACGGTCATTTATCGTGGCACAACTACCATTTTTTGGTCATTTATCGTGGCACTTGACAGTAGAAAGAAATGCATTACCTTATCCTACTATCGCCATTAACATATCTCACTTACCTATTTTAATGCACACATCTTACCTAAACATCTTATGCATCCTGCACTAAT from the Leptolyngbya sp. CCY15150 genome contains:
- a CDS encoding TniB family NTP-binding protein, whose amino-acid sequence is MPPKEKSPVPKSSASGSSPPAIADLNDRIRQLGRRRILELPQMLDFHTWLDGKRLARQSCRVIGESRTGKTVSCDTYHLKSQMTQRPGHAPIVPVMYWHCRENLSVRSLFIGLLETLQYQATRGQNPELRERVYHVLRNCQVEMIIFDEAQRASTQAMSEIRDISDLLEIAVVLVGTDRLNVVIQRDEQVLYRFLSAYRFSRLDSDDLQAMTALWETHVLQLPDPSELTQPKAQSLLLQATRGYIGVLDQILCEAAIRALQQGQTRIDLSLLRQVVKECSLAIK
- a CDS encoding Mu transposase C-terminal domain-containing protein, encoding MNETRDREQASEIQRRIDILHQLETNRGQPTYHQARKRAAQDLDLSERSLRRLQHIYRTQGPSGLHRPERADAGHHKTDLAWQDYIIKRYRQGNRGMRQTSRAQIAKQVEIHAAAQGYSHYPSRRTVYRILAPLIQEQEQKQKRHHIGWIGETLTLTSKTGSEIAIDHSNQVWQCDHTPADIYIVDCQGEILGRPTLTTVIDTYSRCIMGIHLGMDPPSASVTGLALRHAILPKTYPPSYHLHHDWESQGIPQYLYTDSGSDFTSHHLEHIANQLGIVLCHRHRPSQGGIIERPFGTLNQDFFSQLPGYTTARATPHQNAIKAEAILTLEQLETLLIRYIVDNYNQRIDPRDRHQSRISRWRNGQMSLRQPRDARELDGLLLRQQNRRVYQGGYIRFANLVYRGEYLSGYAGAEIVIRYDPRDITTLWVYQAHKHHDEFLTRAHAQNLETEHLSLSDAKAISRRLRETQRAISNQSILNEIRDRHHYIDTLSEPIDETPAISSDASDTSKPSTSPKPLPEIRVYDYEQLRQSHGH